In the genome of Streptomyces sp. P3, the window GACGGCCCGTTGGGGCGCGGAGACGGCGGTGTCTGCGCGGCTGCCTCTGGGCTGACCGCTCTTCGCGGAAGGTCAGCCCCGGACAGCCCATCCTGCGGGTGATCTCCTCGGCGCCCCGTGTCAGCACGGGCACGAGTTCGCGCATGCGCTCCTCGGTGAAGCGGTAGGCCGAGCCGGAGGCGCTGCCTTCTCCGGCTTCGGCCCGGCGGCGAGGGTGCGGGGTCGGCTTCCGCAGCCCGGACGCCTCCAGCACCTCGGAGCGCCGCCGCTGCGACAGGTGGGCCAGCAGGGCTTGGCGGCTGGACGTGGCGTGCACGGGGGTGAGCCGGCCGCCCTGGTTGTGGGTGCCGACCGCGCCCGGTCCGCGTACCCGGTGGAGCAGTCCTGCCCGAAGGTCCCGAGGTGTTCGCGGTGCGTGTGCCCTGGCCGGAACCGGTCGCCCGCATGGTCGCGCGGTCCCTCCTGTCCGGCGAAGGGGGCGGCGTCGAGGGGGTACGGGCAAGTCGGCGCGGCCGACCTCTTGACAGTGGGTGTCCCCGAGGAGACAGTTTGGTCGTCGTTGCTCATGGCGAAAGCAGTTGCGCTATATAGAACACGATGAACGACTGTGGTTCGGCCGCGGTCCCCGTCCGGGCCCCGGTGGAGACACTCCTCCCCTCCCTCGCCGACAGCTCCGGGGAGCGATCGGCGTCCTCCCGCCATCCAGCACATCCGGCCGAAGCACGAATTCGGCCCCCCTCTACGAGGAGATCGACCGTGACGCACGAGGTGAGCGCCGTCGGCGCCGACGTGTCCGGGCGCGGCGGCGCGGTGAGGTCCTCCTGTCACGGCGCCTGCCTGCCCTCGACGTCCCCGCCCCGATCGGCCTCCCGCATCGAGCGCCTCGTCACCTCCGGTCGCTCGCCCGGCGCGGTCTGCCTCCACGTGAACGCGCTGGTCTCCGCAGAGACCCTCCTCCGGGGGCCCGGACCCGCCGGCCGCTCCTTCCCGGGCTTCGGCGCCGTCGTCGCCTCCGTCCGGGACCTCCCGCTGACGCTCCCCGCCGGCACCACCGTCCCGACCGGCCACGGCGAGACCGCCCCGATCGGGGCCGAGGCGCCCCGCCTCGACGAGTGGATCGCCCGCGGCCACCGAACGCCCGCCACCGCATCACGAATTCCCCGCGAAGGTGACTCGATGACCCTCAACCATCTGCCGCCCAGCCTCATCCCCACGCTGCCCGGCGAGTACTACACGGACCCCGAAGTCTTCGCCCAGGAGCAGGAACGGGTCTTCGAGACCATGTGGTTCTGCGTGACCCGCGCCTCCGAGCTGGCGAAACCCGGCGCCTTCCGTACCTACCAGGTCGGACGGGAGAGCGTCCTCGTCGCCCGCTCCCGGGACGGGTCGGTCAAGGCCTTCCTCAACATCTGCCGGCACCGCGGGGCCAAGCTCTGCACCGAGGAGTCGGGCGAGGTCAAGCGGGCCTTCCAGTGTCCGTACCACGCCTGGACGTACGGCCTGGACGGCAAGCTGGTCGCCGCGCCGAACCTGACCTCGATGCCGGACATCGACCGGACCGAGTACGGCCTGGTCGGCGTCCATGTGCGGGAGTGGCTCGGCTATGTGTGGGTGTGCCTCGCCGACGAGCCGCCGTCCTTCGAGGAGGACGTGCTGGGCGCGGTCGTCGAGCGGCTCGGCGACGTCGAGTCGATCGAGCGGTACGACATCGGCAACCTGTCGGTCGGGTGTCGGATCACCTATGACGTGAAGGCGAACTGGAAGCTCGTCATCGAGAACTTCATGGAGTGCTACCACTGCGCGACGATCCATCCGGAGCTGACGGAGGTGCTGCCGGAGTTCGCGGACGGGTACGCCGCGCAGTACTACGTGGGTCACGGCGCGGAGTTCGGTGAGGAGGTCCAGGGGTTCACCGTGGACGGCTCCGAGGGTCTGGACCGTATCCCGGGTGTCGCCGAGGAGCAGGACCGCCGTTACTACGCGATCACCGTGCGGCCGCAGGTGTTCATCAATCTCGTTCCCGACCATGTGATCCTCCACCGGATGTACCCGGTGGCGGTCGACCGCACGGTCGTCGAGTGCGACTGGCTGTATCTCCCGCATGTCGTGGAGAGCGGCAAGGACGTCAGCCGGTCCGTGGAGCTCTTCGACCGGGTGAACCGGCAGGACTTCGACGCCTGTGAACGC includes:
- a CDS encoding aromatic ring-hydroxylating dioxygenase subunit alpha, with product MTLNHLPPSLIPTLPGEYYTDPEVFAQEQERVFETMWFCVTRASELAKPGAFRTYQVGRESVLVARSRDGSVKAFLNICRHRGAKLCTEESGEVKRAFQCPYHAWTYGLDGKLVAAPNLTSMPDIDRTEYGLVGVHVREWLGYVWVCLADEPPSFEEDVLGAVVERLGDVESIERYDIGNLSVGCRITYDVKANWKLVIENFMECYHCATIHPELTEVLPEFADGYAAQYYVGHGAEFGEEVQGFTVDGSEGLDRIPGVAEEQDRRYYAITVRPQVFINLVPDHVILHRMYPVAVDRTVVECDWLYLPHVVESGKDVSRSVELFDRVNRQDFDACERTQPGMSSRMYAKGGVLVPSEHHIGAFHDWLQTKLGAGPAH